In one Anoxybacillus amylolyticus genomic region, the following are encoded:
- a CDS encoding AAA family ATPase: protein MGLLPKNQPKKTIDTPRNFFIWGQTMHGKSYLASQFPNPVIFNTDGNADQIETPSINLKNERDAKTGQISFSVINQLNELIKELETTEHGFETVVIDVIDDVVTLIEQAICEEHGVQYIGDIPYGKGFGIFKSIFTALVVKLKALPMNVIYISRYATVTENNIEKPVPSLSVKHLNTVNGNCDMNILCQKIGKNYIRRAVDRRKAYQREWIQDERILAILDTVIGAFDKPTQTSKEEAKKIVEQLEKQEEQAMQASEAEQAPKPRTAAPRPPRVK, encoded by the coding sequence ATGGGCTTACTACCGAAAAATCAACCAAAGAAAACGATTGATACACCGCGCAACTTTTTCATTTGGGGTCAAACAATGCACGGGAAGTCATACTTGGCTTCCCAGTTCCCGAACCCAGTCATTTTCAATACAGACGGGAACGCAGACCAAATCGAAACACCGAGCATTAACTTAAAAAATGAACGTGACGCGAAAACAGGACAAATCAGTTTTAGCGTCATCAATCAATTAAACGAACTGATCAAAGAACTAGAAACCACTGAGCATGGCTTTGAAACAGTCGTCATAGACGTCATTGACGATGTAGTAACGCTAATCGAACAGGCTATTTGTGAAGAACACGGTGTGCAATATATCGGCGACATTCCGTATGGAAAAGGATTTGGGATTTTTAAATCGATTTTTACCGCACTTGTCGTCAAACTCAAAGCCTTACCGATGAATGTCATTTATATTTCGCGCTATGCAACTGTTACGGAAAACAACATTGAAAAGCCTGTACCGTCTCTCAGCGTGAAACACTTGAATACAGTCAACGGCAACTGCGACATGAACATCTTGTGCCAAAAAATTGGAAAAAACTATATTCGCAGAGCCGTCGATCGTCGAAAAGCCTACCAACGTGAATGGATTCAAGACGAACGCATTTTGGCCATTCTCGATACAGTCATCGGTGCTTTTGACAAACCAACGCAAACAAGCAAAGAAGAAGCGAAAAAGATTGTGGAACAGCTAGAAAAGCAAGAGGAGCAAGCAATGCAAGCAAGCGAAGCAGAGCAAGCGCCGAAACCGCGTACAGCTGCTCCGCGGCCACCAAGAGTGAAGTAA
- a CDS encoding YqaJ viral recombinase family protein, which translates to MFGQKDVNVVQHRDKWVGGSDVPAILGISKYKTQFQLAKEKTGIEPSDFKGNEYTAYGNALEPQIREYINAINQTNFQPATKTDVERGIRSNTDGYDQENQLILEIKTHGKTPDIRSYEAQMQLYMYQFGVEYGWLALYERPDNFDVEFDADRLQIKVVHRDNQYVQHILDAIESFWIRCEYLKEKQDMTEQEFMSVGQNELTIVAQQVEKLELQLSNFKKLEEQYKAMKDKLYQLMEEYDVKKWETDRVVITRVLPGKRESFDSTRFKKEHPELAQQYIKVSPTAGSVRIKLKEAN; encoded by the coding sequence ATGTTTGGTCAAAAAGATGTGAATGTCGTTCAGCATCGCGATAAATGGGTTGGCGGATCCGATGTTCCAGCCATTCTTGGGATCAGCAAATACAAAACGCAGTTTCAGTTAGCGAAAGAAAAAACAGGCATTGAGCCGTCAGACTTCAAAGGAAATGAGTATACAGCATACGGAAACGCGCTAGAGCCGCAAATTCGCGAGTATATTAACGCCATTAACCAAACAAATTTTCAACCAGCAACAAAAACAGATGTAGAGCGTGGAATTCGTTCGAATACAGACGGATATGACCAAGAAAATCAATTGATTTTAGAAATCAAAACGCACGGCAAAACACCAGATATTCGTTCATACGAAGCACAAATGCAACTGTATATGTATCAGTTTGGTGTGGAATATGGATGGCTCGCGCTTTATGAGCGCCCAGACAATTTTGACGTAGAATTCGATGCGGATCGATTACAAATCAAAGTTGTTCATCGCGATAATCAATATGTGCAGCACATTTTAGATGCGATTGAATCGTTCTGGATTCGTTGCGAATACCTTAAAGAAAAGCAAGATATGACTGAACAAGAGTTTATGTCTGTTGGCCAAAACGAACTAACCATCGTCGCGCAACAAGTAGAAAAGCTAGAATTGCAGCTCTCTAACTTTAAAAAGTTAGAAGAGCAGTACAAAGCCATGAAAGACAAGCTGTATCAGCTCATGGAAGAATACGATGTTAAGAAATGGGAAACCGACCGTGTAGTAATTACGCGCGTACTTCCCGGAAAACGCGAGTCGTTTGATAGCACACGCTTCAAAAAAGAGCATCCAGAACTCGCGCAACAATATATCAAAGTCAGTCCAACGGCTGGCAGTGTCCGAATCAAATTAAAGGAGGCAAATTAA
- a CDS encoding VRR-NUC domain-containing protein encodes MTEKTIENQIKRYLDRLGVWYMKVHGSMYQKAGVPDIIACIDSVFVGIEIKRPDGKVSALQQLNIDEINKNGGCAFVAYSVEDVQRKIAELRHALQLSKGHLEQK; translated from the coding sequence ATGACAGAAAAAACGATTGAAAACCAAATCAAACGGTATTTAGATCGACTAGGCGTTTGGTATATGAAAGTGCACGGTTCGATGTACCAAAAAGCAGGGGTTCCTGACATCATCGCTTGCATTGACTCAGTATTCGTAGGCATCGAAATCAAACGCCCGGACGGAAAAGTATCAGCGTTACAACAACTCAACATTGATGAGATTAACAAAAATGGGGGGTGTGCGTTTGTCGCTTACAGCGTCGAAGACGTACAACGAAAGATTGCGGAATTACGACATGCTTTACAACTATCAAAAGGACACCTTGAACAAAAGTAA
- a CDS encoding phage/plasmid primase, P4 family: MIKYIELDGKVPKHSLDIFSTTHEHYEDAAILLNSSIVVVDFDERNEAIEKLFRLFPTLRVESSRGCHLYYQKPKILIKNWTGKLTVAGMSVDYKTGKKSIAVIKQDGKLRPMQNGHFLDDFSALPTLPVYLYPMHLKQVLTGLVEGQGRNSALFTHLLTAKEMYELDDTFVEELAHFINDLVFGEPLKEKELVPLIESVNQTYEKKKKGQAVQFLNEKDIVMTSEVLVGRLDIKYYQQKLYFKQDDHYVCNDNKLLREIDKLIKLKPNQHKQLIELFKIKSEYIEEQDFPIKLPGGYIIDDGEVIEADYGFTPYYLDVQYQEDAYDKHVDQFLDFFTMNRKDLRMVIEEMFAHILMTHSFPHVVFFFQGHKGNNGKSTFLKMISEFAGELASQLTLNDFNDATSVAFLEGKLVNIGDDIDASYMEQSKNFKTLTSGDPIMVRPIYQQPFKLKNRATLIFTCNDMPTFKDKSGGIARRVVVIPCDNHVKRRDLDLDRKLSSPNAKSYILRLALEGIQRIKANGGKLTESLTIQAKTKEYFIASDNVLAFESENQHVILNRPAKDVYNAYVAFCFENGLREVGKVEFGRRLANVGYESRVRKINGKPIRYYQKVTDMVTDQ, encoded by the coding sequence ATGATTAAATACATCGAGTTAGATGGGAAAGTGCCGAAGCATTCCCTTGACATCTTTAGCACAACGCACGAACACTATGAAGACGCGGCTATCTTGCTTAACAGCTCGATCGTCGTTGTCGATTTTGACGAACGAAATGAGGCGATTGAAAAACTCTTTCGCCTCTTTCCCACTTTACGAGTCGAAAGCAGTCGCGGTTGCCATTTATACTACCAGAAACCGAAAATCTTAATCAAAAACTGGACCGGCAAATTAACGGTCGCGGGCATGTCAGTGGACTACAAAACAGGGAAAAAGTCCATCGCTGTCATTAAACAAGATGGTAAATTGCGACCGATGCAAAATGGGCATTTTTTAGACGATTTTAGCGCACTTCCGACGCTCCCGGTATATTTATACCCGATGCACTTAAAACAGGTGTTAACGGGGCTCGTAGAAGGGCAGGGACGTAATTCAGCATTATTTACACACTTGCTTACAGCGAAAGAAATGTATGAACTAGATGATACATTCGTCGAGGAATTGGCACATTTTATTAACGATCTTGTGTTTGGTGAACCGTTAAAAGAAAAAGAGCTCGTTCCACTGATTGAATCGGTGAACCAAACCTATGAGAAAAAGAAAAAAGGACAAGCCGTTCAATTTTTGAACGAAAAAGATATCGTCATGACAAGTGAAGTGCTTGTCGGTCGGCTAGATATTAAATACTATCAACAAAAACTATATTTTAAGCAAGACGATCATTACGTATGCAATGACAATAAACTACTACGTGAAATTGACAAGCTGATTAAACTGAAACCAAACCAACATAAACAGCTGATAGAACTGTTTAAAATCAAGTCCGAATACATCGAAGAGCAAGACTTCCCGATCAAGCTGCCAGGCGGCTATATTATCGACGACGGCGAAGTAATTGAAGCCGATTATGGATTTACTCCGTATTATTTAGACGTTCAATACCAAGAAGATGCGTACGATAAGCATGTAGATCAGTTTTTAGACTTTTTTACGATGAACCGAAAAGACTTGCGCATGGTCATTGAAGAAATGTTTGCCCATATTCTTATGACGCATTCGTTCCCACACGTCGTCTTTTTCTTTCAAGGACATAAAGGGAACAATGGGAAAAGTACATTTTTGAAAATGATTAGTGAATTTGCAGGGGAATTAGCGTCACAACTGACGCTAAATGACTTTAACGATGCGACAAGCGTGGCGTTTTTAGAAGGCAAGCTCGTAAATATTGGCGACGACATCGACGCAAGCTACATGGAACAGTCCAAAAATTTTAAGACGCTTACCTCCGGCGACCCGATCATGGTTCGCCCGATTTACCAACAACCGTTTAAGTTGAAAAATCGAGCGACGCTCATTTTTACATGTAACGACATGCCGACCTTTAAAGACAAGTCTGGCGGTATCGCTCGGCGCGTGGTCGTTATCCCTTGCGACAATCATGTGAAGCGTCGCGACTTGGATTTAGATCGTAAATTGTCATCTCCGAATGCAAAAAGTTATATCTTACGTTTAGCGCTTGAAGGGATTCAACGTATTAAAGCGAATGGCGGAAAATTAACCGAAAGCTTAACGATTCAAGCGAAAACGAAAGAGTATTTTATTGCGAGTGATAATGTACTAGCATTCGAGAGTGAAAATCAGCATGTGATTTTGAATCGTCCAGCAAAAGATGTGTATAACGCGTATGTCGCCTTTTGTTTCGAAAATGGATTGCGAGAAGTCGGAAAAGTGGAATTTGGGCGGAGATTAGCAAATGTGGGGTATGAAAGTAGAGTAAGAAAAATAAACGGGAAGCCGATTCGATATTATCAAAAGGTTACAGATATGGTTACAGATCAATGA
- a CDS encoding SNF2-related protein, producing the protein MLYNYQKDTLNKSKPDWLYALDTGTGKTILSIHHYLKHYQGEPLLIVQPPAKLREGGWSREIQRVADYYNIFITYNELSYGKIAKDWHLYKGYFVIFDECHYIKNVSSQRGKAALALTKLSTHFVLLSATPSSNGWIDTINYFLMFRFYKNKTEFLKRHAIYETKHFGDRSVKVISGWKEQQHLKNLYQSVSTKLSKEECLDLPPLVFEDVHFQPSREYKVIQKDRVLETKEGKIAFDTIMKLQHGLRFYANQKDKLAYTEMLAESTVENIVIFYYYQQEKEQLAQLLQKTKTIYEVSGKINKLPSRDEWINLKNTVTFVQYQAGAAGIELQYANIVVFYTPTYSYQDYDQALGRCYRNGQTKKVTVYRYITKNSIEEAVYEALAAKKDFTEELFKNFIGA; encoded by the coding sequence ATGCTTTACAACTATCAAAAGGACACCTTGAACAAAAGTAAGCCCGACTGGTTATATGCCTTGGATACAGGAACAGGAAAGACCATTCTCTCGATCCATCATTATCTAAAGCATTATCAAGGCGAACCATTATTAATTGTTCAACCTCCGGCAAAATTGCGTGAAGGTGGATGGAGCCGCGAAATTCAACGTGTGGCAGACTACTACAACATTTTTATTACATACAATGAACTGTCATACGGAAAAATCGCAAAAGATTGGCATTTGTATAAAGGATACTTTGTCATTTTTGACGAGTGTCACTATATCAAAAACGTATCAAGCCAACGAGGAAAAGCTGCGTTGGCTCTGACAAAGCTATCGACTCATTTTGTTTTGCTTTCGGCGACACCTTCAAGCAACGGCTGGATTGATACAATCAATTACTTTCTGATGTTTCGTTTTTACAAAAACAAAACGGAGTTTTTGAAACGTCACGCAATTTATGAAACAAAGCATTTTGGAGATCGGTCTGTCAAAGTCATTAGTGGTTGGAAAGAACAACAGCATTTAAAAAATCTGTACCAAAGCGTGTCTACGAAACTATCAAAAGAGGAATGTCTTGATTTACCACCATTGGTATTCGAAGACGTGCACTTCCAGCCATCGAGAGAGTATAAAGTCATTCAAAAAGACAGAGTGTTGGAAACAAAAGAAGGAAAAATCGCATTTGATACCATCATGAAGCTGCAACACGGGTTGCGATTTTATGCGAATCAAAAGGACAAGCTAGCCTACACCGAGATGTTAGCTGAAAGCACCGTAGAAAACATCGTCATTTTCTACTACTACCAACAAGAAAAAGAACAGCTTGCTCAATTATTACAAAAAACAAAAACCATCTACGAAGTGAGTGGGAAAATCAACAAATTGCCTTCTCGCGACGAGTGGATAAACTTAAAAAACACGGTCACTTTCGTGCAGTACCAAGCTGGTGCTGCGGGTATTGAATTGCAATACGCCAACATTGTTGTTTTCTATACGCCGACATACAGCTATCAAGACTACGACCAAGCTCTTGGACGGTGTTATCGTAATGGCCAAACTAAAAAGGTTACAGTCTATCGATATATCACCAAAAACAGTATTGAAGAAGCTGTATACGAAGCGTTGGCAGCAAAGAAAGACTTTACGGAAGAGCTATTTAAAAACTTTATAGGAGCGTGA
- a CDS encoding phage antirepressor KilAC domain-containing protein: MNQLVFIESNRVVTDSLTVAEVFGKDHRNVVRDIDVQIEKLNEAGEGKWGVLNFEQTHYQHPQNKQWYKKYLLTEEAFTLVAMSYTTPEAMKMKVRFIEEFKRMRAELEKQKQPFKLPTTYKEALLQLVEQVERNEQLQLQNAQKDQIIKELQPKATYYDLVLQNKSLISISKIAKDYGMSAVRMNQLLHQLGIQYKQGDCWLLYSKYQDKGYTQSKTHAIDSETSKMHTYWTQKGRLFIYEMLKNKLGILPLIERDEQTA, from the coding sequence ATGAACCAGTTAGTTTTCATTGAAAGCAATCGAGTTGTTACGGACAGTTTGACTGTCGCGGAAGTGTTTGGAAAAGACCACAGAAATGTTGTACGTGATATTGATGTACAAATCGAAAAATTGAATGAAGCTGGCGAAGGAAAGTGGGGGGTGCTCAACTTTGAGCAGACCCACTACCAACACCCACAAAACAAGCAATGGTACAAAAAATACCTTCTCACCGAAGAAGCGTTCACGTTGGTAGCGATGTCGTATACGACGCCAGAGGCAATGAAAATGAAGGTGCGATTCATCGAGGAGTTTAAGCGTATGCGGGCGGAGCTGGAGAAGCAGAAACAGCCGTTCAAGCTACCGACAACGTACAAAGAGGCACTATTGCAATTGGTTGAGCAAGTGGAGAGAAACGAACAGCTGCAACTGCAAAACGCTCAAAAAGACCAAATCATCAAAGAGTTACAGCCGAAAGCGACCTATTATGACTTGGTGTTGCAAAACAAATCGCTCATTTCCATTAGCAAGATCGCGAAAGACTACGGCATGAGCGCAGTAAGAATGAACCAACTATTGCATCAGCTCGGCATTCAGTATAAACAAGGCGATTGCTGGTTGCTTTACTCCAAGTACCAAGATAAAGGCTATACGCAAAGCAAAACACACGCGATCGATTCGGAAACAAGCAAAATGCACACGTACTGGACGCAAAAAGGAAGACTGTTCATTTACGAAATGTTGAAAAACAAACTTGGCATTCTTCCTCTCATTGAGAGGGACGAACAAACCGCGTGA
- a CDS encoding dUTPase: MEILEGEEIEKLETMFRMQQALDERIITERNIDKTLDEWVVAITIAMESEIDEIRREVNWKWWKQEKQIDLCRLQEEVIDLWHFLLSLSRMVGLTPEMIFEKYMSKNKVNHQRQDGGY, translated from the coding sequence ATGGAAATACTCGAGGGCGAGGAGATTGAAAAACTCGAAACGATGTTTCGTATGCAACAAGCATTAGACGAACGTATCATTACCGAGCGCAACATCGATAAAACACTCGACGAGTGGGTGGTCGCTATCACGATCGCAATGGAAAGTGAAATTGATGAAATACGTCGAGAAGTCAACTGGAAATGGTGGAAACAAGAGAAGCAAATTGATTTGTGTCGATTGCAAGAAGAAGTGATTGACCTGTGGCACTTCTTGTTGTCTTTGTCCCGAATGGTCGGATTGACACCAGAAATGATTTTTGAGAAATACATGAGCAAAAACAAAGTTAACCACCAACGTCAAGACGGTGGTTATTAA
- a CDS encoding DNA polymerase B has protein sequence MFTFYDIEVFRYDWMVVLVNEGHVIRIHNDTDKLRNSLSTSSIFVGYNNYAYDDIILAGLLTGKDPYELSQKLIRGEKVNATLGYLTLDAMQEINGVSLKEVQANMGLDIKETPIDFDINRPLTKEEVELVFQYCENDVRTTKKVFELREDYFTSKFEIVDAFKLPVTAVKKTKASLSASVLKTKPKKLPRDRLHLEFDQRLKRKELPREVIAFYENIKKRYIQGEDHDALEKEKLEIEIAGIKHTFGFGGVHGAIENFRHTGQMMQIDVSSYFPSLMINNQFISRQAESPELFTRIYEQRLALKKQNDRKHEIYKIVLNSAFGAMKSEYNPLFDPKQFNNVTMNGQLILTHLILLLEPFAKLIQSNTDGIIIAYEDGMKDMILEIIRRFGEQYQLSLDVDDIHKIAQRDVNNYVVQYTDGTIKAKGRMSKYQGGDWERNSLHIVDKALVNFYMYNIPIPKTIIEAWKNNQLDLFQVIAKAGKFDGMAHEVEGKMVPLQKVNRIFATNQIHYGGVYKVRDHKYYKVPNTSERSFVWNGEISEMNKKLIDINYYIKLVQSNVF, from the coding sequence ATGTTCACATTCTACGATATCGAAGTGTTTCGTTATGATTGGATGGTGGTCCTCGTGAACGAGGGCCACGTCATCCGCATTCATAATGATACAGATAAGCTCCGCAACAGCTTATCTACATCTAGCATATTCGTCGGATATAACAATTATGCCTACGATGACATTATTTTAGCTGGGTTGTTAACTGGGAAAGATCCATACGAATTGTCGCAAAAGTTGATTCGTGGTGAAAAAGTCAATGCCACACTTGGCTATCTCACATTAGATGCAATGCAAGAAATTAACGGGGTGTCATTAAAAGAAGTCCAAGCGAATATGGGGCTTGATATTAAAGAAACGCCGATTGATTTTGATATTAATCGTCCACTAACGAAAGAAGAAGTAGAGCTAGTATTTCAGTATTGCGAAAACGATGTCCGAACAACAAAAAAAGTGTTCGAACTGCGAGAAGACTATTTTACGAGTAAGTTTGAAATTGTGGATGCTTTTAAGCTTCCAGTGACAGCTGTGAAGAAAACAAAAGCGAGTCTTTCGGCATCCGTATTAAAGACGAAACCAAAAAAGCTTCCCCGTGACCGATTGCATCTAGAATTTGATCAGCGTCTCAAAAGAAAAGAATTGCCGCGCGAAGTGATTGCTTTTTATGAAAACATCAAGAAACGATACATACAAGGAGAAGATCACGATGCGCTGGAGAAAGAAAAATTAGAAATCGAGATTGCCGGCATTAAGCATACGTTTGGTTTTGGAGGTGTGCATGGGGCGATTGAAAATTTTCGTCATACGGGACAGATGATGCAAATTGACGTTTCGTCTTACTTCCCGTCGCTGATGATTAACAATCAATTTATTAGTCGGCAAGCCGAAAGCCCTGAACTTTTCACACGCATTTACGAACAACGTTTGGCGTTAAAGAAACAAAACGACCGAAAACACGAAATCTATAAAATTGTGCTTAACAGTGCCTTTGGCGCAATGAAATCAGAGTATAATCCATTATTCGACCCGAAACAGTTTAACAACGTCACGATGAACGGTCAGCTCATTTTGACGCACCTTATCTTGCTTCTTGAACCGTTCGCGAAGCTGATTCAGTCGAATACAGATGGAATCATTATCGCTTACGAAGACGGTATGAAGGACATGATTTTAGAAATCATTCGCCGATTTGGCGAACAGTATCAGCTGTCGCTTGATGTAGATGATATCCACAAAATTGCACAACGAGATGTGAATAATTACGTTGTGCAATACACGGACGGAACGATTAAAGCGAAAGGAAGAATGTCGAAATATCAAGGTGGTGATTGGGAACGCAACAGCCTTCATATCGTTGATAAAGCGCTTGTGAATTTTTATATGTACAACATTCCAATTCCAAAAACAATCATCGAGGCTTGGAAAAATAATCAGCTTGACTTATTTCAAGTGATAGCGAAAGCAGGCAAGTTTGATGGGATGGCACATGAAGTAGAAGGGAAAATGGTACCATTGCAAAAAGTCAATCGTATTTTTGCGACCAATCAAATTCATTACGGCGGTGTCTATAAAGTTCGCGACCATAAGTACTATAAAGTGCCGAACACAAGCGAACGGAGTTTTGTTTGGAACGGAGAAATCAGCGAGATGAACAAAAAGCTCATCGATATCAATTATTACATTAAGCTTGTGCAAAGCAATGTATTTTAG
- a CDS encoding helix-turn-helix domain-containing protein, translating to MNLHLSPKALRVNKGMTQKEVAEYLNLSLTQYKRRENGETRWYADELYRLAKLYNVNISVFFPEKVS from the coding sequence GTGAATCTCCATTTATCCCCAAAAGCTTTGCGTGTCAATAAGGGTATGACTCAAAAAGAAGTGGCAGAATATCTAAATTTATCTCTTACTCAATATAAGAGACGCGAAAATGGGGAAACTCGATGGTATGCTGACGAGCTTTATCGTTTAGCGAAACTTTATAACGTCAATATTTCAGTTTTTTTTCCTGAAAAAGTGTCTTAA
- the tnpC gene encoding IS66 family transposase, whose protein sequence is MANVVFDFQQAVFTLESMVAKIERQAQTIEKLIKENEQLRQENQQLKARIAELEARTKKNSTNSHLPPSSDRFVAKSPSRQPSEKQPGGQLGHRGTTLRQVPNPDHRVLHRVTKCKGCGHSLEHVAPLQVDIRQVFDLPVVRMEVTQHEREVKGCPKCHLVQQAEFPFYVTNHVQYGPAITSLVLYWNHAQLIPCERVTEMVKALVGHSISAGTVVNMTRRWLPVLEAALKEIETALLTSSTLHVDETSLRVNRKNQWVHVASTAKVTRYGLHRSRGKQATDDIGILPRYKGTMVHDAYSVYPMYTEASHALCHAHHLRELRAYTELYGHSWSKEMTEALLEMKQAVEKAGGALPEEEVRYWEAVYDQLLANGRQELDERCRQGNHEGVRNAQNFIQRLEKRKQEALLFLRKKEVPFDNNQAERDLRMVKVKQKISGTFRQEDDAEAFCTIRSVISTLQKHGKPVWESLQRLLSGESLQTILHSS, encoded by the coding sequence ATGGCAAACGTTGTTTTTGATTTTCAACAAGCGGTCTTTACACTCGAAAGCATGGTCGCAAAAATCGAGCGCCAAGCGCAAACCATCGAAAAACTCATCAAAGAAAACGAGCAGCTAAGACAAGAAAACCAACAATTAAAAGCACGTATTGCAGAATTAGAAGCCCGTACGAAAAAAAACAGTACGAACAGCCACTTACCGCCGTCCTCTGACCGGTTTGTGGCGAAATCCCCTTCTCGCCAACCGTCGGAGAAACAGCCGGGAGGGCAACTAGGGCATCGAGGAACGACGCTCCGCCAAGTACCGAATCCTGACCATCGAGTCCTTCACCGCGTGACCAAATGCAAAGGATGTGGTCACTCTTTAGAACATGTTGCTCCGCTTCAAGTAGACATTCGCCAAGTGTTCGACCTCCCAGTGGTTCGAATGGAAGTGACTCAACACGAACGGGAAGTGAAGGGGTGTCCGAAATGTCATCTCGTCCAGCAGGCAGAGTTCCCTTTTTATGTCACGAATCATGTCCAGTACGGACCAGCCATCACTTCCCTTGTTTTATACTGGAATCATGCGCAGTTGATCCCGTGCGAGCGTGTCACGGAGATGGTCAAAGCGTTAGTGGGCCATTCAATCAGTGCAGGCACAGTCGTGAACATGACGAGACGGTGGCTCCCTGTGTTAGAAGCAGCGCTCAAAGAGATCGAAACGGCGTTGCTAACCTCCAGCACGTTGCACGTCGATGAAACGAGCCTGCGTGTGAACAGAAAGAACCAATGGGTGCATGTGGCTTCCACTGCCAAGGTCACACGATACGGGCTTCATCGTTCCCGTGGAAAGCAAGCGACGGACGACATCGGGATCTTGCCACGGTACAAAGGAACGATGGTACACGATGCGTATTCGGTGTACCCGATGTACACAGAGGCGAGCCATGCGCTTTGCCACGCCCATCATCTCCGGGAGCTTCGGGCATATACGGAACTTTACGGCCATTCATGGTCGAAAGAGATGACCGAAGCACTGTTGGAGATGAAACAGGCGGTGGAGAAAGCGGGCGGAGCTCTACCGGAAGAGGAAGTCCGGTATTGGGAAGCAGTGTACGACCAGCTTCTAGCGAATGGTCGACAAGAACTCGATGAACGTTGCCGACAAGGCAACCATGAAGGCGTCCGCAACGCGCAAAATTTCATCCAGCGCCTGGAAAAGCGCAAGCAAGAAGCGCTTCTCTTCCTGCGAAAGAAAGAAGTGCCGTTTGACAACAACCAAGCCGAGCGTGATTTGCGGATGGTGAAAGTCAAACAAAAAATTTCCGGAACGTTTCGTCAGGAAGACGATGCCGAGGCTTTCTGCACCATTCGCAGCGTCATTTCTACCCTGCAAAAACACGGAAAGCCGGTTTGGGAATCGTTGCAAAGACTTCTAAGTGGGGAGTCTCTCCAAACGATTCTCCATTCCTCCTAG
- a CDS encoding DUF669 domain-containing protein: MMNLKELAQKMLNEGFNPHQTNVDDNGYDNLPDGIYDAVLEDVQFRVNDKGTEWLSLTFSIINEGYENRKYFANYWLTEKQLEQNIKKLWGHAAQVFNVELTVDDIANIETAVVEKLQEALGTHVELELKTSRYKDKRTGEMKEFQNFKLASADIPF; the protein is encoded by the coding sequence ATGATGAATTTAAAAGAACTCGCACAAAAAATGTTAAACGAAGGATTCAATCCGCATCAAACCAACGTGGATGATAATGGCTATGACAACCTTCCAGATGGCATTTATGATGCCGTCTTGGAAGACGTGCAGTTTCGCGTGAACGACAAAGGAACAGAATGGCTCTCGTTGACATTTTCAATCATCAATGAAGGCTATGAAAACCGCAAATATTTTGCAAACTACTGGCTCACCGAAAAACAATTGGAACAAAACATTAAAAAGCTTTGGGGACATGCAGCACAAGTATTTAATGTGGAGTTGACCGTGGACGACATCGCGAACATTGAAACAGCTGTCGTGGAAAAGCTACAAGAAGCATTAGGTACACACGTAGAGCTTGAACTCAAAACAAGTCGATATAAAGACAAACGCACTGGGGAAATGAAAGAGTTTCAGAACTTCAAATTAGCGTCAGCAGACATCCCGTTTTAA
- a CDS encoding YqaI family protein, which yields MVQIKRWGIDVLGDEIFEDDIVLEFPNGDIVLAENIYEYAMRIFGAKEFVAK from the coding sequence ATGGTGCAAATAAAACGCTGGGGCATCGACGTGCTAGGGGATGAAATTTTTGAAGACGACATTGTTTTAGAGTTTCCTAACGGCGATATCGTGTTGGCCGAGAACATTTATGAGTATGCGATGCGTATATTCGGCGCAAAAGAATTTGTGGCGAAATAA